Proteins encoded by one window of Pseudonocardia alni:
- a CDS encoding DUF2795 domain-containing protein: protein MSAPPVPGRALRPVPAPVPAARTVLSPVDPLPVSPGDLERLRENLGRVLAGLRWPAHRWQVLAEAEAWGVSGVVRQQILPLPDGRYPSFEAVVEVLTAAARGRLRPAPVRPAIGADRLHPAERAGVAPRPPRAHGRPAPAPGHRPA from the coding sequence GTGAGCGCACCCCCCGTGCCGGGACGCGCGCTGCGCCCGGTCCCCGCGCCGGTCCCGGCCGCCCGGACCGTGCTGTCGCCGGTCGACCCGCTGCCGGTGTCACCGGGCGACCTGGAGCGGCTGCGCGAGAACCTCGGACGCGTGCTGGCCGGTCTGCGCTGGCCCGCCCACCGCTGGCAGGTCCTCGCCGAGGCCGAGGCGTGGGGTGTGAGCGGCGTGGTCCGCCAGCAGATCCTCCCGCTGCCCGACGGGCGGTACCCGTCGTTCGAGGCCGTCGTCGAGGTGCTCACGGCCGCGGCGCGTGGCCGGCTGCGCCCGGCACCGGTGCGGCCCGCGATCGGCGCCGACCGGCTGCACCCCGCCGAGCGGGCCGGTGTCGCGCCGCGCCCGCCGCGTGCCCACGGCAGGCCCGCGCCCGCGCCGGGGCACCGCCCGGCCTGA
- a CDS encoding NAD(P)-dependent oxidoreductase, translating into MSAIAFVGLGIMGGPMARHLVKAGHDVVGHNRSPEKAEALAADGGRAATTVAEAVTGADVVALMLPDSPDVVDVCTRDGGVFDTAEPGTLVVDFSTIRPDVARDLAARAAERGLRMLDAPVSGGQAGAENAALSIMVGGEEVDVAAARPLLDVVGSTVVHVGPSGAGQTVKAANQLIVAGNIALLAEAIEFLRAHGADLDAAVRVLGGGLAGSKVLDQKALKMLAGEYAPGFRIDLHDKDMGIVADSAREAGVVAPVAALVAQLVAATRAAGDGGLDHSALHRTVRRLNGESS; encoded by the coding sequence ATGAGCGCCATCGCCTTCGTCGGCCTCGGGATCATGGGCGGCCCGATGGCCCGCCACCTCGTGAAGGCCGGGCACGACGTCGTCGGCCACAACCGGAGCCCGGAGAAGGCGGAGGCCCTCGCCGCCGACGGCGGCCGGGCCGCCACGACGGTCGCCGAGGCGGTGACCGGCGCCGACGTGGTCGCGCTGATGCTGCCCGACTCCCCCGACGTCGTCGACGTCTGCACCCGCGACGGCGGCGTGTTCGACACCGCGGAGCCGGGCACCCTGGTGGTCGACTTCTCCACGATCCGCCCCGACGTCGCCCGGGACCTCGCCGCCCGCGCGGCCGAGCGCGGCCTGCGGATGCTCGACGCCCCGGTCTCCGGCGGCCAGGCGGGCGCCGAGAACGCCGCTCTGTCGATCATGGTCGGCGGGGAGGAGGTCGACGTGGCCGCCGCCCGCCCGCTGCTCGACGTCGTCGGGAGCACCGTCGTGCACGTCGGCCCGTCCGGGGCCGGGCAGACCGTCAAGGCCGCGAACCAGCTGATCGTCGCCGGGAACATCGCCCTGCTCGCCGAGGCGATCGAGTTCCTGCGTGCGCACGGCGCCGACCTCGACGCCGCCGTCCGTGTGCTCGGCGGCGGACTCGCCGGCTCGAAGGTCCTCGACCAGAAGGCCCTGAAGATGCTGGCCGGGGAGTACGCCCCCGGCTTCCGGATCGACCTGCACGACAAGGACATGGGCATCGTCGCCGACTCCGCCCGCGAGGCCGGGGTGGTCGCCCCGGTGGCCGCGCTCGTCGCCCAGCTCGTCGCCGCCACCCGGGCCGCCGGTGACGGCGGCCTCGACCACTCCGCCCTGCACCGCACCGTCCGCCGCCTGAACGGGGAATCGTCATGA
- a CDS encoding sodium-independent anion transporter, producing the protein MAGQTGIGLAVETAGPGVRLIRVSGRLDRPGVEALARMLDAQARCGRTPGHVVVDLSGVNAFDGPATERLGAVVARSRAEGVRLHLAGCGGRAELLPLPARQVLQRCSAFPSAEVAVRTLTAARAGTAGGAGTVPGPRRAGDDRAGGRPVSSGT; encoded by the coding sequence GTGGCGGGGCAGACGGGGATCGGGCTGGCGGTCGAGACGGCGGGACCGGGGGTGCGGCTGATCCGGGTGTCCGGGCGGCTGGACCGTCCGGGAGTGGAGGCGCTGGCGCGGATGCTCGACGCGCAGGCTCGGTGCGGCCGGACCCCGGGACACGTCGTCGTCGACCTCTCCGGGGTCAACGCCTTCGACGGGCCCGCCACCGAGCGGCTCGGCGCGGTCGTCGCCCGCTCGCGTGCCGAGGGTGTGCGTCTGCACCTGGCCGGGTGCGGCGGCCGGGCGGAGCTGCTGCCGCTGCCCGCCCGCCAGGTCCTGCAGCGCTGCAGTGCCTTCCCCTCCGCCGAGGTCGCCGTCCGGACGCTGACCGCGGCCCGTGCCGGCACCGCCGGTGGTGCCGGGACCGTGCCCGGACCGCGCCGGGCAGGCGACGACCGCGCGGGTGGCAGGCCGGTCTCCTCCGGTACCTGA
- a CDS encoding LLM class flavin-dependent oxidoreductase: MHYGVFIPNATNGYILSTGSPQYRPSFAHNVAITQEAERQGLDFVLSMMKHRGSGGPSDFWGECLESFTLFGGLAAVTERIGLYPSVTTLATHPIMAARMVATIDEISGGRCGLNIVTGWNKPEYTQMGLWPGDEYFERRYAYAAEYVRALRALWSEGTTTFSGEFFSFDDADMRPKPLHTPTIVCAGQSPAGQAFTAEHGDRNFIMAERSKVGDIAAGVRRLGDEAGRDVGTYALYCIIAEETDDEADRLCAHIVENADLEAISYMTTGASLDTNPDGTSAQLLASLERPASEGNMAFLSLPVVKGSYERVAAQLDEIAATTGIDGALLTWPDFVDGVTKFGERVKPLLREAAQPATT; the protein is encoded by the coding sequence GTGCACTACGGCGTCTTCATCCCGAACGCGACCAACGGCTACATCCTGTCCACCGGCAGCCCGCAGTACCGGCCGAGCTTCGCCCACAACGTGGCGATCACCCAGGAGGCCGAGCGCCAGGGCCTCGACTTCGTGCTCTCGATGATGAAGCACCGCGGGTCGGGCGGGCCGAGCGACTTCTGGGGCGAGTGCCTGGAGTCCTTCACCCTGTTCGGCGGGCTCGCCGCCGTGACCGAGCGCATCGGGCTCTACCCGTCGGTGACCACGCTGGCCACCCACCCGATCATGGCCGCCCGGATGGTCGCGACGATCGACGAGATCTCCGGCGGACGCTGCGGGCTCAACATCGTGACCGGCTGGAACAAGCCCGAGTACACGCAGATGGGGCTGTGGCCCGGCGACGAGTACTTCGAACGTCGCTACGCCTACGCCGCCGAGTACGTCCGGGCGCTGCGGGCACTGTGGAGCGAGGGGACCACGACCTTCTCCGGCGAGTTCTTCTCCTTCGACGACGCCGACATGCGCCCCAAGCCGCTGCACACCCCGACGATCGTCTGCGCGGGCCAGTCGCCGGCGGGCCAGGCGTTCACCGCCGAGCACGGCGACCGGAACTTCATCATGGCCGAGCGCTCCAAGGTCGGGGACATCGCCGCCGGGGTGCGCCGGCTCGGCGACGAGGCGGGCCGCGACGTCGGCACCTACGCGCTGTACTGCATCATCGCCGAGGAGACCGACGACGAGGCCGACCGGCTGTGCGCGCACATCGTCGAGAACGCCGACCTCGAGGCCATCAGCTACATGACCACCGGGGCGTCGCTGGACACCAACCCGGACGGCACCTCGGCCCAGCTGCTGGCGTCCCTGGAGCGTCCCGCGTCGGAGGGGAACATGGCTTTCCTGTCACTGCCGGTGGTGAAGGGCTCCTACGAGCGGGTCGCGGCCCAGCTCGACGAGATCGCCGCGACCACCGGCATCGACGGGGCGCTGCTCACCTGGCCCGACTTCGTCGACGGCGTCACCAAGTTCGGCGAGCGTGTGAAGCCGCTGCTACGGGAGGCCGCCCAGCCCGCCACGACCTGA
- the gcl gene encoding glyoxylate carboligase produces the protein MTRMTAAEAAVRILEAEGATQAFGVPGAAINPFYAAMRARGTIGHVLARHVEGASHMAEGFTRARPGNIGVCIGTSGPAGTDMVTGLYSASADSIPILAITGQAPVARLHKEDFQAVDIAAIAAPVTKMAMTVREAAQVPGAFAQAFHLMRSGRPGPVLIDLPIDVQQTVIDFDPDTYAPLPVHRPAMTGPQASRVLDLLAEGERPLIVAGGGIVNADASAELVELAELLGVPVVPTLMGWGTIPDDHPLAAGMVGLQTAHRYGNATFLASDVVVGIGNRWANRHTGGLDTYRRGRRFVHVDIEPTQIGRVFAPDYGVVSDAGAALRALLAEARRRRDAGTLPDRGAWAESCRERKATLLRRTDFPHVPIKPQRVYQEMNRVFGPETRYVTTIGLSQIAAGQFLHVYRPRHWVNCGQAGPLGWTIPAALGAVVADPSTPVVALSGDYDFQFMLEELAVGAQFGLPYVHVVVNNSYLGLIRQAQRAFDMDFQVSLAFDNMHADEELTGLPKGYGVDHVRVAEGLGCVGLRVTEPDEIATTLRRASQLASEHKVPVVVEVVLERVTNIAMGTEIDAVTEFEDLAETPVDAPTALAHRR, from the coding sequence ATGACCCGGATGACCGCGGCCGAGGCCGCCGTCCGCATCCTGGAGGCCGAGGGCGCCACGCAGGCGTTCGGCGTGCCGGGCGCGGCGATCAACCCCTTCTACGCCGCGATGCGCGCCCGCGGCACGATCGGCCACGTCCTGGCCCGCCACGTCGAGGGCGCCTCGCACATGGCCGAGGGCTTCACCCGCGCGCGCCCGGGGAACATCGGCGTCTGCATCGGCACCTCCGGCCCGGCGGGCACCGACATGGTGACCGGGCTGTACTCGGCGTCGGCGGACTCGATCCCGATCCTGGCGATCACCGGGCAGGCGCCGGTCGCGCGGCTGCACAAGGAGGACTTCCAGGCCGTCGACATCGCGGCCATCGCGGCACCGGTCACCAAGATGGCGATGACCGTGCGCGAGGCGGCGCAGGTGCCGGGCGCGTTCGCCCAGGCGTTCCACCTCATGCGGTCCGGCCGGCCCGGTCCCGTGCTGATCGACCTGCCGATCGACGTGCAGCAGACCGTCATCGACTTCGACCCCGACACCTACGCCCCGCTGCCGGTTCACCGTCCCGCGATGACCGGCCCGCAGGCGTCGCGGGTGCTGGACCTGCTCGCCGAGGGCGAACGGCCGCTGATCGTCGCGGGCGGCGGCATCGTCAACGCCGACGCCTCCGCCGAGCTCGTCGAGCTGGCCGAGCTCCTCGGCGTCCCGGTCGTGCCGACCCTGATGGGCTGGGGCACGATCCCCGACGACCACCCGCTCGCCGCGGGGATGGTCGGGCTGCAGACCGCGCACCGCTACGGCAACGCCACCTTCCTGGCCTCCGACGTCGTCGTCGGGATCGGGAACCGCTGGGCCAACCGGCACACCGGTGGGCTGGACACCTACCGGCGCGGGCGCCGGTTCGTGCACGTCGACATCGAGCCCACCCAGATCGGGCGGGTGTTCGCCCCCGACTACGGCGTGGTCTCCGACGCCGGGGCCGCGCTGCGCGCCCTGCTGGCCGAGGCCCGCCGCCGCCGCGACGCCGGGACGCTGCCGGACCGCGGCGCGTGGGCGGAGTCGTGCCGCGAGCGGAAGGCGACGCTGCTGCGGCGCACCGACTTCCCCCACGTGCCGATCAAGCCGCAGCGGGTGTACCAGGAGATGAACCGGGTCTTCGGCCCGGAGACCCGCTACGTGACGACGATCGGGCTGTCCCAGATCGCGGCCGGCCAGTTCCTGCACGTCTACCGGCCCCGGCACTGGGTCAACTGCGGCCAGGCCGGACCGCTCGGCTGGACCATCCCGGCCGCGCTGGGCGCCGTCGTCGCCGACCCGTCGACCCCGGTCGTCGCGCTCTCGGGCGACTACGACTTCCAGTTCATGCTGGAGGAGCTCGCGGTCGGCGCCCAGTTCGGACTGCCCTATGTGCACGTCGTGGTCAACAACTCCTACCTGGGGCTGATCCGGCAGGCGCAGCGCGCGTTCGACATGGACTTCCAGGTCTCCCTGGCCTTCGACAACATGCACGCCGACGAGGAGCTGACCGGGCTGCCCAAGGGCTACGGCGTCGACCACGTCCGCGTCGCGGAGGGGCTGGGCTGCGTGGGGCTGCGAGTGACCGAGCCCGACGAGATCGCCACGACCCTGCGCCGGGCGTCGCAGCTCGCCTCGGAGCACAAGGTGCCGGTCGTGGTCGAGGTGGTGCTGGAGCGGGTCACGAACATCGCGATGGGCACCGAGATCGACGCCGTCACCGAGTTCGAGGACCTCGCCGAGACCCCCGTCGACGCCCCGACCGCGCTGGCCCACCGCCGGTGA
- a CDS encoding isocitrate lyase/PEP mutase family protein, translating into MADLLSRPGNRRARLRALLDAGTPVLAPGAYDALSARLVEQAGFDVVYMTGFGTTAGLLGRPDVGLLGGAEMAAHAGRLADAVDLPLIADADTGYGNPLNVIRTVRDYERAGVAALHLEDQVMPKRCGHLAGKQVVPAAEMAAKVRAAVDARTDPDLLVIARTDAAAVDGLDAAIDRARRFADAGADLLFVEAPTSERDIETVATALAGHRLVFNWAEGGRTPPLSRDRLAELGFALVLFPVGTLLAATAGMRELLERLRAEGTPASLIDRLGGLDAFAELAGIGEVRELEQRYRAEGE; encoded by the coding sequence GTGGCCGACCTCCTCAGCCGACCCGGGAACCGCCGGGCGCGCCTGCGTGCCCTGCTCGACGCCGGCACCCCGGTGCTCGCCCCCGGCGCCTACGACGCGCTGTCCGCGCGGCTGGTCGAGCAGGCCGGGTTCGACGTCGTCTACATGACCGGGTTCGGGACGACGGCCGGGCTGCTCGGCCGGCCCGACGTCGGCCTGCTCGGGGGTGCGGAGATGGCCGCGCACGCGGGCAGGCTGGCCGACGCCGTCGACCTCCCGCTGATCGCCGACGCGGACACCGGCTACGGCAACCCGCTCAACGTCATCCGCACCGTCCGCGACTACGAACGGGCCGGGGTCGCCGCGCTGCACCTGGAGGACCAGGTCATGCCCAAGCGGTGCGGGCACCTCGCGGGCAAGCAGGTGGTGCCCGCCGCGGAGATGGCCGCGAAGGTGCGGGCCGCCGTCGACGCCCGCACCGACCCGGACCTGCTGGTGATCGCGCGGACCGACGCCGCCGCCGTCGACGGGCTGGACGCGGCGATCGACCGGGCCCGCCGGTTCGCCGACGCCGGCGCCGACCTGCTGTTCGTGGAGGCGCCGACGTCCGAGCGCGACATCGAGACCGTCGCGACCGCGCTGGCCGGGCACCGGCTGGTGTTCAACTGGGCCGAGGGCGGCCGCACCCCGCCGCTGTCGCGCGACCGGCTGGCCGAGCTCGGGTTCGCCCTGGTCCTGTTCCCGGTGGGCACCCTGCTCGCGGCGACGGCCGGGATGCGGGAGCTGCTGGAGCGGCTGCGGGCCGAGGGCACCCCGGCGTCGCTGATCGACCGGCTCGGCGGTCTCGACGCGTTCGCCGAGCTCGCCGGGATCGGGGAGGTCCGCGAGCTGGAGCAGCGCTACCGCGCGGAGGGGGAGTGA
- a CDS encoding GntR family transcriptional regulator, with the protein MVDTTPRRASERAQAALREEILTGALAAGAHLGEVELADRLGVSRTPVREALSRLAAEGLVELHPHRGARVATFSEADLDDIFGVRTALEPRATALAAARATAADLDELDDLAGRMLAVGGPGPGQDLDALVALNRRFHARLLEIADTPALASALAGVVHAPVVLRTFHTYDAASLARSLAHHAEIVAALRAGDGGWASAVMVSHIANARAVMTGDRR; encoded by the coding sequence ATGGTCGACACGACTCCCCGGCGCGCCTCCGAGCGCGCCCAGGCCGCGCTGCGCGAGGAGATCCTCACCGGCGCGCTGGCCGCGGGCGCCCACCTGGGCGAGGTCGAGCTCGCCGACCGCCTCGGGGTGTCGCGCACCCCGGTCCGCGAGGCGCTGTCCCGGCTGGCCGCGGAGGGGCTGGTCGAGCTGCACCCGCACCGCGGTGCGCGGGTCGCCACGTTCTCCGAGGCCGACCTCGACGACATCTTCGGGGTCCGCACCGCGCTGGAGCCGCGGGCCACGGCGCTGGCCGCCGCCCGCGCGACCGCCGCCGACCTCGACGAGCTCGACGACCTCGCCGGCCGCATGCTCGCCGTCGGCGGCCCCGGCCCCGGGCAGGACCTCGACGCCCTGGTCGCCCTGAACCGGCGGTTCCACGCCCGGCTGCTCGAGATCGCCGACACCCCCGCGCTCGCCTCCGCGCTGGCCGGCGTGGTGCACGCACCGGTCGTGCTGCGCACCTTCCACACCTACGATGCGGCGTCGCTGGCCCGCAGCCTCGCCCATCACGCCGAGATCGTCGCCGCACTGCGCGCCGGGGACGGCGGCTGGGCCTCCGCGGTGATGGTCAGCCACATCGCCAACGCCCGCGCCGTGATGACCGGGGACCGCCGGTGA
- a CDS encoding isochorismatase family protein, with product MTGAGSGPHGAPFSGRVGWGAAPAVVVVDLVAAYTEPDGPFFLGDAATAQRVTGGCDAVVAAARAGGHPVVWTVVRYAADLADAGFFAAKVPALSCFAEGAPGDWGRLVLDPAPGETLLAKQHASAFAGTSLAATLRARGVDTVVVTGVSTSGCVRATATDALAAGFRPVVVADACADRDAGVHARNLADLDAKYADVADLPSTVTQLSTPEV from the coding sequence GTGACCGGGGCCGGGTCGGGACCGCACGGTGCGCCGTTCTCGGGCCGGGTCGGCTGGGGCGCGGCACCGGCCGTCGTCGTGGTGGACCTCGTGGCCGCCTACACCGAGCCGGACGGGCCCTTCTTCCTCGGGGACGCCGCGACCGCGCAGCGCGTCACCGGCGGCTGCGACGCCGTGGTCGCCGCGGCCCGCGCGGGCGGGCACCCGGTCGTCTGGACCGTCGTGCGCTACGCCGCCGACCTCGCCGACGCGGGGTTCTTCGCCGCGAAGGTCCCCGCCCTGTCCTGCTTCGCCGAGGGCGCCCCCGGGGACTGGGGCCGGCTCGTCCTCGACCCGGCGCCGGGCGAGACGCTGCTGGCCAAGCAGCACGCGTCCGCCTTCGCCGGGACCTCGCTCGCCGCGACGCTGCGGGCCCGCGGGGTCGACACCGTCGTCGTCACGGGGGTGTCGACGTCGGGCTGCGTCCGCGCCACCGCCACCGACGCGCTCGCCGCCGGGTTCCGCCCGGTCGTCGTCGCCGACGCCTGCGCCGACCGCGACGCCGGCGTCCACGCCCGCAACCTCGCCGACCTCGACGCCAAGTACGCCGACGTCGCCGACCTGCCCAGCACCGTCACACAGCTGTCCACCCCGGAGGTCTGA
- a CDS encoding acyl-CoA desaturase codes for MTDTRPAPRSDFSDRLRHPVPHLFVYAFAIVPAIALVAAVPLAWGWGLTWLDAGLALALYVVSMLGVTVGFHRYFTHGSFTANRPLRIALAVAGSLAVQGPVRHWVADHRRHHAYADAEGDPHSPWRYGTSPAALVRGFWHAHMGWIFDRSLTDQRRFAPDLLADPDIDRVHRGFTVLTILSVFGPGVVGGLVTWSWWGAFTAFFWAGLVRIAVSHHVAWSTNSICHLVGERPYRARDRSTNVWLLAVPSMGESWHNLHHADPTSARHGVGRGEIDISAGTIRLFEKLGWAWNVRWPTEKRLAKLAARPDEPAAA; via the coding sequence GTGACCGACACCCGGCCCGCGCCGCGCTCCGACTTCTCCGACCGGCTCCGGCATCCCGTTCCGCACCTGTTCGTCTACGCGTTCGCGATCGTCCCGGCGATCGCGCTCGTCGCCGCGGTCCCGCTCGCGTGGGGCTGGGGCCTGACCTGGCTCGACGCCGGCCTCGCACTCGCCCTGTACGTCGTGTCCATGCTGGGGGTGACCGTCGGTTTCCACCGCTACTTCACCCACGGCTCGTTCACCGCGAACCGGCCCCTGAGGATCGCGCTCGCCGTCGCGGGCAGCCTCGCCGTCCAGGGGCCGGTCCGGCACTGGGTGGCCGACCACCGCCGTCACCACGCCTACGCCGACGCCGAGGGCGACCCGCACTCGCCGTGGCGCTACGGCACCTCCCCCGCCGCGCTGGTCCGCGGCTTCTGGCACGCCCACATGGGCTGGATCTTCGACCGGTCGCTGACCGACCAGCGCCGCTTCGCCCCGGACCTGCTCGCCGACCCCGACATCGACCGGGTCCACCGCGGTTTCACCGTCCTGACGATCCTGTCCGTGTTCGGGCCCGGCGTCGTCGGCGGCCTGGTGACCTGGTCCTGGTGGGGCGCGTTCACCGCGTTCTTCTGGGCCGGGCTGGTCCGGATCGCGGTGTCGCACCACGTCGCGTGGTCGACCAACTCGATCTGCCACCTCGTCGGTGAGCGGCCGTACCGGGCCCGGGACCGCTCCACCAACGTCTGGCTGCTCGCCGTCCCCAGCATGGGCGAGTCCTGGCACAACCTGCACCACGCCGACCCCACCTCGGCCCGGCACGGCGTCGGCCGCGGCGAGATCGACATCTCGGCCGGCACGATCCGGCTGTTCGAGAAGCTCGGGTGGGCGTGGAACGTCCGCTGGCCGACCGAGAAGCGGCTGGCGAAGCTGGCCGCCCGGCCGGACGAGCCCGCCGCCGCCTGA
- the alc gene encoding allantoicase — MTDPSLIDLASRALGGSVVAANDEFFAQRENLITAAPPRFDPDEFGLKGKVYDGWETRRRREPGHDWALVRLGAPGVVDHVVVDTSWFRGNYPPEIAVEATAVDGHPSPDELEKAPWHEIVPRSACAGHTANVYPVTDTRRATHLRLIMHPDGGIARFRVLGRVLPDPRFLEGTVDLLAAENGGHVTGCSDEFYSSPGNLLLPGKARHMGEGWENARRRDGGNDWVEFALAAGGVPRHVEVDTTWFVGNAPGWVSVSTRDERTGGSWTVLRDRERVQPDTRHRFLLPGAAPATHLRLDVFPDGGLSRLRCWGELDEDGAAAVRRALDAAG; from the coding sequence GTGACCGACCCCTCGCTCATCGACCTGGCCTCCCGCGCGCTCGGCGGCTCGGTCGTCGCCGCGAACGACGAGTTCTTCGCCCAGCGCGAGAACCTCATCACCGCCGCCCCGCCCCGCTTCGACCCCGACGAGTTCGGTCTCAAGGGCAAGGTCTACGACGGCTGGGAGACCCGGCGCCGCCGCGAGCCCGGCCACGACTGGGCGCTGGTCCGCCTGGGTGCGCCGGGCGTGGTGGACCACGTCGTCGTCGACACCTCCTGGTTCAGGGGCAACTACCCGCCGGAGATCGCCGTCGAGGCGACCGCCGTCGACGGCCACCCCTCCCCCGACGAGCTGGAGAAGGCGCCCTGGCACGAGATCGTGCCGCGCTCGGCGTGCGCCGGGCACACCGCGAACGTCTACCCGGTGACCGACACCCGCCGGGCCACCCACCTGCGGCTGATCATGCACCCGGACGGCGGGATCGCCCGGTTCCGGGTGCTCGGCCGGGTGCTGCCCGACCCGCGGTTCCTCGAGGGCACCGTGGACCTGCTCGCGGCGGAGAACGGCGGACACGTCACCGGCTGCTCCGACGAGTTCTACTCCTCCCCCGGCAACCTGCTGCTGCCGGGGAAGGCGCGGCACATGGGCGAGGGCTGGGAGAACGCGCGGCGCCGCGACGGCGGCAACGACTGGGTCGAGTTCGCGCTCGCCGCGGGCGGGGTCCCGCGGCACGTGGAGGTCGACACGACCTGGTTCGTCGGGAACGCGCCGGGCTGGGTCTCGGTCAGCACCCGCGACGAGCGCACCGGCGGGTCGTGGACGGTGCTGCGGGACCGCGAGCGGGTGCAGCCCGACACCCGGCACCGGTTCCTGCTGCCGGGCGCCGCACCGGCCACCCACCTGCGTCTGGACGTGTTCCCCGACGGCGGGCTGTCCCGGCTGCGGTGCTGGGGCGAGCTCGACGAGGACGGCGCGGCCGCCGTGCGCCGCGCCCTCGACGCGGCGGGCTGA
- a CDS encoding glycerate kinase family protein yields MSAILLAPDKFKGSLDAAAVADALAAGIADVDPGRPVRRCPVADGGEGTVAAALAAGWEPVTTIATGPTGAPLRAVWARAGASALVELASTAGLAVLPGGVRDPGGAGTEGLGTVLAAVLDAGCTDVVVGLGGSATTDGGAGLLRGLGARVLDAGGAEIGRGGAALARADRLDPAGLHPRLRDPAVRVRLAADVDNPLLGPHGAAAVYGPQKGADAAGVAALDAALARWVRVLAAATGTDADALAAARGAGAAGGTGLALTAVCGARVAPGVGTVLELTGFDDELAGAGLVVTGEGRLDAQTLHGKAPAGVAAAARAAGAPVVAVAGQVTLGPAALRAAGFVATYALTDTALDHRDAVDRAAELLRLLGARIATDHPSPTRPMIRSRP; encoded by the coding sequence GTGAGCGCGATCCTGCTGGCCCCGGACAAGTTCAAGGGCTCGCTGGACGCCGCCGCCGTCGCCGACGCGCTCGCGGCCGGGATCGCCGACGTCGACCCGGGCCGTCCGGTGCGCCGCTGCCCGGTCGCCGACGGCGGCGAGGGCACCGTCGCCGCGGCGCTGGCCGCCGGCTGGGAGCCGGTCACGACCATCGCGACCGGCCCCACCGGGGCTCCGCTGAGGGCCGTCTGGGCCCGGGCCGGGGCGTCCGCGCTGGTGGAGCTGGCGTCGACGGCCGGGCTCGCGGTCCTGCCCGGCGGGGTGCGCGACCCGGGCGGCGCGGGCACCGAGGGGCTCGGCACCGTGCTCGCCGCGGTGCTCGACGCCGGGTGCACCGACGTCGTCGTCGGGCTCGGGGGCAGTGCCACCACCGACGGCGGCGCCGGGCTGCTGCGCGGGCTCGGCGCCCGCGTGCTCGACGCCGGCGGCGCCGAGATCGGGCGGGGCGGCGCGGCGCTGGCCCGGGCCGACCGGCTCGACCCGGCCGGGCTGCACCCGCGGCTGCGGGACCCGGCCGTGCGGGTCCGGCTCGCCGCCGACGTCGACAACCCGCTGCTCGGCCCGCACGGCGCCGCGGCCGTCTACGGTCCGCAGAAGGGCGCCGACGCCGCCGGGGTCGCCGCGCTCGACGCCGCGCTGGCCCGCTGGGTGCGGGTGCTCGCCGCCGCCACCGGCACCGATGCCGACGCGCTCGCCGCGGCGCGCGGCGCCGGTGCCGCGGGCGGGACGGGGCTCGCGCTGACCGCCGTCTGCGGGGCGCGCGTCGCACCCGGCGTCGGTACCGTCCTGGAGCTGACCGGCTTCGACGACGAGCTGGCCGGTGCCGGCCTCGTCGTCACCGGGGAGGGCAGACTGGACGCCCAGACCCTGCACGGCAAGGCCCCGGCCGGGGTCGCCGCCGCCGCCCGCGCGGCCGGGGCCCCGGTCGTCGCCGTCGCCGGGCAGGTGACCCTCGGCCCGGCCGCACTGCGGGCCGCGGGTTTCGTCGCGACCTACGCCCTGACCGACACCGCACTCGACCACCGCGACGCGGTCGACCGCGCCGCCGAGCTGCTGCGTCTGCTGGGCGCCCGGATCGCCACCGACCACCCGTCCCCCACCCGCCCGATGATCAGGAGCAGACCGTGA